One Malassezia restricta chromosome III, complete sequence DNA segment encodes these proteins:
- a CDS encoding cell division control protein 6, with the protein MATVSGLSAHSLAGAKTAVCAAMEDEPPSPSLGSLETRRDENKENIAPIRQVPAAILAEEHAVQTHDAIAMRTRRRMAARPVTPPSTPKKRRDASAQYTTPTKRSKTLDTPPPTPTPSVYAQARALLRKEVLVGRCAERSKLHEFLDTSLQGNSSGCLHISGMPGTGKTALVRDVMRERADEHMYMNCVGLSHPQEAAHRVAAALNVPDVSALECLSTSRRHSLVVVLDEMDLWLHTHRDMLYRMFCLPKLLYARTQGAVRLALIGIANSLDLTEQFLPVLRSQGVSPSVLHFSPMPADEVQALLAARLHDVPSAFTHAALQLLARKLTASTGDIRRALDTCRQALDLAEADQRGSVTPTHILRVFSQMAGHAQVSRVRALGVHAKLLLLAWIILQQHAEAGLVRRSGTTRGDGGVSLSDLEAEYTRMLEYDAAFVTPLGGSELLDVLERLEVQGLVRIWSEAGSSQASSSSVRVSPSAKRAAARQMLATNRRMAPTLERECLVRALTTGATSPAEAADTTHTPTVVDAMTRLLERADLDIARQTKWRVDEQARVRKEELGGGRGAIADM; encoded by the coding sequence ATGGCGACCGTGTCGGGCCTCTCTGCGCATAGTTTGGCGGGCGCAAAGACCGCTGTATGTGCTGCGATGGAAGACGAGCCGCCATCGCCATCGCTCGGCTCGCTGGAGACTCGTCGCGATGAAAACAAGGAGAACATTGCACCGATCCGGCAGGTACCTGCCGCCATACTGGCAGAGGAGCATGCGGTGCAAACACATGATGCCATTGCCATGCGcacacgcaggcgcatggCAGCTAGGCCTGTCACACCTCCCTCGACGCCAAAAAAGCGGCGCGATGCGTCTGCGCAGTATACCACACCGACCAAGCGCAGCAAGACTCTTGACACGCCACCACCGACTCCGACTCCCTCTGTGTACGCGCAGGCACGCGCACTCTTGCGCAAGGAAGTGCTTGTAGGCCGCTGTGCTGAGCGCTCCAAGCTGCACGAGTTTCTTGACACGAGCTTGCAGGGCAACTCGTCGGGATGTCTACACATTTCTGGTATGCCTGGCACAGGCAAAACGGCACTTGTGCGTGACGTGATGCGTGAACGGGCGGATGAGCATATGTACATGAACTGCGTCGGTCTCTCGCACCCGCAAGAGGCCGCGCAccgcgtcgcagcagctcTCAACGTGCCGGACGTATCGGCCCTGGAGTGCCTCAGTACATCGCGTCGCCACTCGCTCGTTGTGGTCCTAGATGAAATGGACTTGTGGCTACACACACACCGCGACATGCTGTACCGCATGTTCTGTCTCCCCAAGCTGCTGTATGCTCGCACCCAAGGCGCTGTGCGCCTCGCTTTGATCGGTATCGCCAACTCGCTCGATCTCACTGAGCAGTTTTTACCCGTACTCCGAAGTCAAGGCGTTTCGCCAAGTGTCTTGCACTTTTCCCCTATGCCAGCTGACGAAGTCCAGGCGCTACTCGCTGCACGCCTGCACGATGTCCCGAGTGCCTTTacacacgcggcgctccagctccTCGCCCGCAAACTCACCGCGTCTACCGGTGACAttcgccgtgcgctggacACATGTAGACAGGCACTCGAcctggccgaggcggaCCAACGTGGAAGCGTGACGCCTACGCACATCTTGCGTGTATTTTCTCAGATGGCGGGTCATGCTCAGGTCTCACGCGttcgtgcgctcggcgtgcACGCCAAGCTTTTGCTGCTTGCCTGGATCAttttgcagcagcatgccgaggcaGGTCTCGTTCGAAGGAGTGGCACGACTCGTGGCGATGGAGGCGTGAGTCTTTCGGACTTGGAGGCAGAATATACCCGCATGCTCGAGTACGACGCGGCATTTGTTACACCGCTCGGTGGCTCTGAGCTGCTAGATGTGCTTGAGCGTCTTGAAGTGCAAGGTCTCGTGCGTATTTGGTCGGAAGCCGGCAGCAGTCAagcctcttcttcctctgTGCGCGTATCTCCCAGTGCGAAGCGAGCTGCGGCCCGACAGATGCTCGCGACGAACCGGCGCATGGCTCCGACACTCGAGCGTGAGTGTttggtgcgtgcgctcacCACAGGCGCCACGTCACCTGCCGAGGCAGCTGACACTACCCACACACCCACCGTCGTGGATGCCATGACTCGGCTTCTCGAACGCGCGGACCTGGATATTGCGCGCCAGACCAAGTGGCGTGTGGATGAACAGGCGCGTGTACGCAAAGAAGAGTTGGGTGGTGGTCGTGGTGCGATAGCGGATATGTAG
- a CDS encoding GET complex subunit GET2 — MTDVAAAKREERKRRILEKGSSRLSRITNTGRGKDYEGLDTSSVTPPRMPTSDSKEAPAIVSNATATATRSKDITESSQVQGETENDQFTSMLAAVQARMGNEAPGGTMPKDPLALMQQVMGRGLQTDAVAGAAHAAGASRVSPAQTTEVAHMHRSVQRIRLVQATLVFVFAFYIVFSSIFSHSHNTGLTGRSIPTDSMDKFSRDSFMRQWASLAWEYTPITAWLSKDDPSVFPWGALRTPLDWLRPYLGMAGESPWFDAELPAWPIFWVFVSMELGLQGVRIAMLQRAPVSLPGTLDSVVSMYAPGVRSLLTPLLTMGSLASSLVDDLCILLFAIGLGVLFCHVWTRS, encoded by the coding sequence ATGACGGACGTCGCAGCAGCGAAGCGTGAAGAGCGTAAGCGCCGAATCCTTGAAAAGGGCAGCAGTCGACTTTCGCGCATCACCAATACCGGCAGAGGGAAGGACTATGAAGGTTTAGATACCTCATCTGTCACACCACCTCGCATGCCCACCTCAGACAGCAAAGAAGCGCCTGCGATCGTTTCGAATGCCACTGCTACCGCAACCCGCTCGAAGGATATAACTGAGTCATCGCAGGTGCAAGGGGAAACAGAAAATGACCAGTTTACTTCTATGTTAGCTGCCGTACAAGCGCGGATGGGCAATGAAGCGCCAGGTGGCACTATGCCCAAAGATCCTCTCGCACTGATGCAGCAGGTGATGGGACGGGGCCTACAAACAGACGCTGTGGCTGGtgcagctcatgcagctggtgcATCGCGCGTATCTCCCGCTCAGACTACTGAGGTtgcgcacatgcatcgaTCTGTCCAACGCATTCGACTCGTTCAGGCGACCCTGGTATTCGTATTCGCGTTTTATATTGTGTTCTCGTCCATCTTTTCTCATTCGCACAATACGGGACTCACTGGTCGCAGCATTCCGACAGATTCCATGGACAAGTTCTCGCGTGACTCGTTCATGAGGCAGTGGGCCTCGCTGGCTTGGGAATATACCCCGATCACTGCTTGGCTCAGTAAGGACGATCCCTCCGTCTTTCCGTGGGGCGCATTGCGTACACCACTGGATTGGCTACGCCCATACCTTGGAATGGCAGGTGAGAGTCCGTGGTTCGATGCGGAACTGCCTGCTTGGCCGATCTTTTGGGTCTTTGTATCCATGGAATTGGGTTTACAGGGCGTACGCATCGCTatgctgcagcgtgcgccCGTTTCGCTTCCCGGCACGCTCGACTCGGTTGTATCGATGTATGCGCCAGGCGTGCGGTCGTTACTTACGCCTCTGTTGACAATGGGATCGCTCGCAAGCTCCCTGGTAGACGACCTTTGTATCCTACTTTTTGCCATCGGTCTCGGTGTCCTGTTTTGTCACGTATGGACTCGTTCTTGA
- a CDS encoding protein AIR1/2, translated as MGRSKSKRKSEPSFVVDTQSENVPESIGMTSKTAGSSTSTATGLDLPDHVEIVTRDTPSIEPVPAQDGEYEQLDADTSRYYDAEANDERKRKGICPVCGEAGHDKKKCPYKQCLACGAVNEHTTRDCPLSTSCFRCGGVGHLSRDCPAPRTGSRRRVCERCGSTSHPETTCHTLWRQYTYYAPDEYDKVRAKKYRHEQRRMSDAQKREKRQNKARQGWAANLVLPDHDAGPSDDTEDEQPHPSAPRDWDPARRVCYNCAAVGHHWGDDCFLRRTNPTRPTGDPSPFSELMAHTGPFRMQHHDTMRSRRPSAPPPPTRTRHSLPGRPSLLDDMQDMDEQYWLARHKKLRGQDAALSDLEDDTPPQPKPSKRPHRAGPRGRGSRFQPRYRGGYT; from the coding sequence ATGGGGCGCTCCAAGAGTAAGCGCAAGTCCGAGCCATCATTCGTGGTGGATACGCAGAGTGAAAATGTGCCAGAGAGTATAGGTATGACATCGAAGACAGCAGGCTCGTCCACATCAACAGCGACGGGCCTAGATCTTCCTGACCACGTGGAAATTGTCACACGCGATACCCCATCCATCGAGCCGGTGCCGGCACAAGACGGCGAATACGAGCAGCTGGACGCGGATACCTCGCGGTACTATGATGCGGAGGCGAATGACGAGCGTAAGCGCAAGGGAATCTGTCCCGTGTGTGGCGAGGCGGGTCACGATAAAAAAAAGTGCCCTTACAAGCAATGTTTGGCCTGTGGCGCAGTCAACGagcacacgacgcgcgactGCCCCTTGAGTACGAGCTGCTTTCGGTGTGGTGGTGTAGGGCACCTTAGTAGGGACTGCCCTGCGCCAAGAACTGGCTCCAGGCGTCGAGTGTGTGAGCGTTGTGGAAGCACTTCGCACCCAGAAACCACCTGCCATACACTCTGGAGGCAATATACCTACTACGCACCGGACGAATACGACAAGGTCCGCGCCAAAAAGTATCGACACGAGCAGCGGAGGATGTCTGACGCGCAGAAGCGCGAGAAGAGGCAAAACAAGGCCCGGCAGGGATGGGCCGCAAACCTGGTTCTGCCGGACCATGATGCTGGTCCCAGTGATGATACTGAGGATGAGCAACCACATCCCTCGGCTCCTCGTGACTGGGAtccagcgcggcgcgtgtgctaTAATTGCGCAGCCGTGGGTCACCATTGGGGTGATGATTGTTTCTTACGTCGCACGAATCCGACACGACCGACCGGCGATCCGTCGCCATTTAGCGAGCTAATGGCTCATACGGGCCCCTTTCGTATGCAGCATCACGataccatgcgctcgcggcggccgtctgcgccgcctccgcccACGCGCACTCGGCACAGCCTGCCGGGTCGACCATCGCTGTTGGATGACATGCAAGATATGGATGAGCAATACTGGCTTGCCCGGCACAAGAAGCTACGTGGCCAAGATGCGGCCCTATCAGACTTGGAAGACGACACGCCCCCGCAGCCCAAGCCGTCCAAACGGCCGCACCGTGCTGGGCCGCGGGGCCGCGGCTCTCGTTTCCAACCGCGCTATCGTGGAGGATATACGTAA
- a CDS encoding mitochondrial division protein 1: MAKTQAPESAGGASFDPEPGRLLSDMAPQLMTPAMMNAIARVSLQTNSMTTARDPFPLQRSILLLAPRFSMENPARSLARITHSIWQFSGIGKSSESKGRKRERTPITSMDVGVLEESQRILANADIDLDASLDTSILDENASDVDGVPVSLFRGYEATVPHVSSGKARRRQIQASEATRRRKQPQNLLSLHELEAQDNEMLSERRNLEIRRALYHAEIVNIDAKIAALEATKASLQQKLLNVREEELELDDERQGVSELLELQRHRKAMPGGRGLDASTVVPCAGGSRWRKRPVFLPSEHDELPSGTAFMSMPLEAGPVTALDFSEPYGTLISAALDDAVRVWDLSTGEDVGRLRGHTDTVKCLQVEDELCVTGSLDSTLRVWDLTRVDAFEAACQARMQGQEPPDESPDPCVRALEGHSRGITALYFDQKSLVSGAADKTLRQWDLETSQCVQTMDILWAMSNPSTSVDLRVPSSTTALDPLHGANQYTGPFSYPQPPYEDGTWEMYTDFVGGIQFWGYALASGSGDGGVRLWDLRTGQAHRTLLGHTAPVTCLQFDDTHILTGSLDKTIRIWDLRTGHVWETLHYDYPVTALQFDSRKIVAAAGARGVDVYNRTSEQHSALAINGHTAPAERLRYMDRYAVTGGRDSCVKVWSL; the protein is encoded by the coding sequence atggCCAAGACACAGGCACCCGAGtcggcgggcggcgcgtcctTCGACCCTGAGCCGGGTCGGCTCCTCAGTGACATGGCGCCGCAGCTTATGACACCGGCGATGATGAATGCCATCGCACGTGTCAGCTTGCAGACGAATTCCATGACGACAGCGCGTGATCCATTCCCGCTGCAGCGCAGTATCCTGCTGCTGGCACCTCGCTTTTCCATGGAAAACCCCGCAAGATCACTCGCGCGCATCACGCACTCAATATGGCAGTTCTCAGGCATTGGCAAGTCAAGTGAGAGCAAGGGCcgcaagcgcgagcgaACGCCCATCACGTCGATGGACGTTGGCGTACTTGAGGAGAGCCAGCGCATCCTGGCCAACGCCGATATAGATTTGGATGCGTCGTTGGATACATCCATTCTTGATGAAAATGCGTCGGATGTGGACGGCGTGCCTGTGTCGCTGTTCCGAGGCTATGAAGCCACCGTGCCACATGTGTCTTCTGGCAAGGCGAGGCGTCGTCAGATCCAGGCATCCGAAGCAACGCGCCGTCGCAAGCAGCCACAAAACTTGCTCTCGCTTCACGAGCTTGAAGCACAAGATAACGAAATGCTGTCTGAGCGCCGCAACTTGGAGATCCGCCGGGCCTTGTATCATGCTGAGATTGTCAATATAGATGCAAAAATTGCCGCACTCGAAGCGACCAAGGCCTCCCTTCAGCAAAAACTCTTGAATGTACGCGAGGAAGAGCTTGAACTGGACGATGAGCGGCAAGGCGTGTCTGAGCTGCTGGAGTTGCAGCGTCACCGCAAAGCTATGCCTGGCGGCCGGGGACTGGATGCCAGTACGGTCGTGCCTTGCGCGGGAGGCAGTCGCTGGCGCAAAAGACCTGTATTTTTGCCGAGTGAGCACGATGAACTGCCTTCTGGGACCGCATTCATGAGCATGCCACTGGAGGCGGGTCCTGTCACGGCCCTCGACTTCAGTGAGCCATACGGCACGCTTATTTCCGCCGCCTTGGACGATGCTGTTCGTGTATGGGATTTATCGACCGGCGAAGACGTCGGTCGGCTTCGTGGACACACCGATACGGTCAAATGTCTGCAAGTGGAAGACGAACTATGTGTGACTGGCTCGCTTGACAGCACGCTACGAGTTTGGGACTTGACGCGCGTGGATGCGTTTGAAGCGGCGTGTCAGGCACGTATGCAGGGGCAGGAGCCGCCGGACGAGTCGCCGGAtccgtgcgtgcgcgctcTCGAGGGGCACAGTCGCGGTATAACGGCTCTCTACTTTGACCAGAAAAGCCTTGTATCGGGCGCAGCGGACAAGACGCTGCGGCAGTGGGATCTCGAGACGAGTCAGTGTGTGCAGACCATGGACATTTTGTGGGCGATGTCGAATCCGAGCACCAGCGTTGACTTACGCGTGCCATCGTCAACCACTGCACTGGATCCTTTGCATGGTGCAAACCAATATACCGGGCCGTTTTCATACCCACAGCCACCGTACGAAGATGGCACTTGGGAAATGTATACCGACTTTGTGGGCGGCATTCAATTCTGGGGCTATGCACTTGCCAGTGGCTCGGGCGACGGCGGAGTCCGACTTTGGGATCTGCGCACCGGTCAAGCTCATCGCACATTGTTGGgccacacggcgcctgtCACTTGCTTGCAATTTGACGACACGCATATCTTGACAGGCTCTCTGGACAAAACCATCCGAATATGGGATTTGAGAACCGGGCATGTGTGGGAAACGCTGCATTACGATTACCCTGTGACGGCGCTTCAATTCGACTCGCGCAAAATTGTTGCCGCAGCCGGAGCtcgcggcgtcgatgtgTACAACCGGACGAGCGAACAGCATAGCGCACTCGCGATCAACGGACACACTGCACCTGCTGAACGGCTACGATACATGGATCGCTATGCCGTTACGGGCGGTCGCGATAGTTGTGTCAAAGTTTGGAGTTTGTAG
- a CDS encoding endonuclease/exonuclease/phosphatase family — translation MSRAFGRWGRQIGPSRVDKMEASQHPASSSQQNSAYHRYVDTIESSERETIKIRIMTWNMHGNVPMGDLEVLFGRVDPCMAPAQAPQNPHRIPQLPMSDTHPYHIVVVSCQECPWGEGGQLMHKIHTAGEIGHAYRYTRARRDMTPADIQAAMSDHSWKDTSAPNSRADVSTDSRPSLSLTIPSADDSILSNAAEHEIITNHEGCEMIVTSRAWSKVCHDWLCRGLRRTCAELLAGSDPDSGVSAHSSPSTSSSARIPSISSVSSLSPQCMRHPPEQLGVYNLLIKERLMGCYTAVYVWRGCADFVRGASAHAVSSGLLAGRMGNKGGVGISVMLGTTRLLFINAHLAAHANRIDARIANIEKIKAELNVNTFLPPDHPQLDKRDITKNFDHCFWCGDLNFRVDISRKHADSLLQQQSYDDALEFDQLRKVLRDGHAFDGFREAPIDFPPTYKYDLQRAERQRLRHHPSMLLRKGAASVQASELPKKASSSSLSSAVEKRRPMWRRFLHRFRHSEQAIEEEAMQCQDNNLATLTRKSSSSTLSGVSTSSSAMEQQEDDRQSRGVASSVAAHNSLSSKLQAAVHLHRSDSTSSSVAYDSSTKQRVPSWCDRVLWRSNDFSHTDIASMSTDTSHKKITRFLPWKHMHKSSKDSDAEASATHTFLLQAPLDWIHSMVESKNASLLEPFLDEDMLVPSKGQVKVIDYSTIDDEGVQALGARSDHRPVLFSAAIGI, via the coding sequence ATGTCGCGCGCTTTTGGAAGGTGGGGCAGACAAATTGGCCCGTCGCGTGTCGACAAGATGGAAGCCTCACAGCACCCTGCGAGCTCTTCGCAGCAGAACAGTGCGTATCATCGGTATGTCGATACCATCGAATCTTCCGAGCGCGAGACCATCAAAATCCGCATTATGACCTGGAATATGCATGGAAACGTCCCGATGGGTGATCTTGAGGTGTTGTTTGGTCGTGTCGATccgtgcatggcgccaGCGCAGGCTCCCCAAAATCCTCACCGCATTCCACAACTTCCCATGTCTGACACGCACCCATACCATATTGTCGTGGTGTCATGCCAAGAATGTCCGTGGGGCGAGGGCGGTCAGCTCATGCACAAAATTCATACGGCGGGCGAAATTGGCCATGCTTACCGCTATACTCGTGCGAGGCGCGATATGACACCTGCAGACATACAAGCCGCGATGTCTGATCACTCATGGAAGGATACATCCGCGCCAAATTCGCGCGCCGATGTGTCCACAGACTCGCGGCCGTCGCTGTCCTTGACGATCCCAAGTGCTGATGACAGTATCCTTTCGAATGCTGCTGAACATGAGATCATTACCAATCATGAAGGATGTGAAATGATTGTCACCTCGCGCGCATGGTCTAAGGTATGCCACGATTGGTTGTGTCGTGGCTTAcgacgcacatgcgccgaATTATTAGCAGGCTCTGATCCCGACTCTGGCGTTAGCGCACATTCTAGTCCCTCGACTTCCTCTAGTGCCAGGATACCTAGTATATCGTCTGTGTCCTCGCTTTCGCCGCAGTGCATGCGTCATCCACCTGAGCAGCTGGGTGTGTACAACCTGTTGATCAAAGAGCGACTAATGGGATGCTACACAGCCGTCTACGTATGGCGTGGGTGTGCGGACTTCGTGCGTGGTGCCAGTGCCCATGCGGTCTCAAGCGGCTTGCTGGCTGGGCGTATGGGAAATAAGGGCGGTGTGGGCATTAGTGTCATGCTGGGTACGACACGCCTACTGTTCATCAATGCGCATTTAGCAGCGCATGCCAATCGGATCGATGCACGGATTGCTAATATTGAGAAAATCAAGGCGGAGCTGAATGTTAATACGTTTCTCCCGCCTGATCATCCGCAGTTGGACAAGCGCGACATTACGAAAAACTTTGATCACTGTTTCTGGTGTGGTGACCTTAATTTCCGCGTCGACATTTCTCGCAAGCATGCTGATTCGCTATTGCAGCAGCAGTCGTATGATGACGCTTTAGAGTTCGACCAGCTTCGTAAAGTGTTGCGAGACGGTCATGCCTTCGATGGCTTCCGTGAGGCTCCTATTGACTTTCCGCCGACGTACAAGTACGACTTGCAAAGGGCAGAGAggcagcgtctgcgccaCCACCCTAGTATGCTTCTTCGAAAAGGTGCTGCGTCTGTCCAGGCGAGCGAACTTCCAAAGAAGGCAAGCTCTTCCTCCCTTTCGTCGGCTGTCGAAAAGCGCCGCCCGATGTGGCGTCGCTTTTTACACAGATTCCGTCATTCAGAACAAGCCAtcgaggaagaggccatGCAGTGCCAAGACAACAATCTTGCGACACTGACACGTAAAAGCTCATCCTCTACGCTTTCAGGCGTGTCGACCAGCTCATCAGCCATGGAGCAGCAGGAAGATGACCGGCAGTCAAGGGGCGTTGCTAGTTCtgtcgcggcgcacaaCTCGCTGTCAAGTAAGCTGCAAGCAGCGGTACACCTGCATCGATCCGACTCGACTTCTTCGAGCGTGGCGTACGACTCGAGTAcgaagcagcgcgtgccCTCTTGGTGTGACCGAGTTCTATGGCGCAGTAATGACTTTTCGCACACAGACATTGCCTCCATGTCGACTGATACGTCGCATAAGAAGATAACTCGGTTTTTACCGTGGAAACACATGCacaagtcgtcgaaggatTCAGACGCAGAAGCgtcagcgacgcacacCTTCCTGCTTCAGGCACCTCTCGACTGGATTCACTCCATGGTTGAATCGAAAAATGCATCGCTTCTGGAGCCCTTTCTCGATGAAGATATGCTCGTTCCGTCTAAGGGACAAGTCAAGGTCATTGACTACAGTACGATCGATGACGAAGGCGTCCAAGCCTTGGGCGCCCGCTCGGACCACCGCCCTGTGCTATTTAGTGCGGCCATAGGCATCTAA
- a CDS encoding pyruvate decarboxylase, which produces MKLGQYIVKRLEELHVTHVFGLPGDYNMQLLDHIEDSHKLQWVGCANELNASYAADGYARAANRPAVLVTTFGVGELSALNGVAGSYTEMLPVLHIVGMPPSAAQANHLWMHHTLGGNLYSAYYNMSQHISCDAALIGWSQRDLDNAPYHVDRVILTMLREKHPAYIGIPVDIIDMEVSGDMLDTPLVVPRPVVPAEKCEYVVNEVARDVEAAKRPLFLVDGCVQRHNVVKLVYDFLKKIGVPVVVAPMGKSLFPEDDEQFLGEYVGRGSAPSLEAIMEEVDLFVMLGGFKSDMNTGKFSYRTPTCHSIEIHSHSVQIGYAEISGIGFEEVLPALGERLAVHHDAYLRLTKELRARLPDKQTFPDESFISQDYLWHRIGQFLRPKDHVVCDMGTSCFGATRTRVPTGAHYYQQLLYGSIGWSVGAVLGVLYGAQVTDKGRVILFVGDGSLMLTMQEIATIMRYGLKPIIFVLNNDGYEIERKIHGPDRSYNNIPRLDYSLLLDFMSCTRDVRADIRSHESSHVRQEASRSHHAEVNVPEKHYHSVRTREELEKLFEDEKVQNADGIHLVELFLRRGDAPDLLNKFVNNI; this is translated from the coding sequence ATGAAACTGGGTCAATACATTGTCAAGCGTCTCGAAGAGCTACATGTCACGCACGTATTCGGCCTGCCAGGCGATTATAacatgcagctgctcgaccATATTGAGGATAGCCACAAGCTTCAGTGGGTCGGTTGCGCGAATGAGCTGAATGCTTCGTACGCCGCTGATGGCTATGCAAGAGCCGCGAATCGTCCCGCCGTGCTTGTCACGACATTTGGTGTGGGAGAGCTCTCAGCACTGAACGGTGTGGCTGGATCCTACACTGAAAtgctgcctgtgctgcacaTTGTCGGCATGCCTCCCTCGGCCGCACAGGCCAACCATCTGTGGATGCACCACACACTTGGTGGTAACTTGTACAGTGCGTACTACAACATGTCGCAGCATATATCGTGTGATGCTGCTTTGATCGGATGGTCTCAGCGTGATCTCGACAATGCCCCCTACCATGTAGATCGGGTGATCCTGACAATGCTCCGTGAAAAGCACCCAGCCTACATTGGCATTCCCGTGGATATTATCGATATGGAAGTCTCTGGTGACATGCTGGATACACCGCTTGTGGTACCGCGTCCCGTTGTACCAGCTGAAAAGTGCGAGTATGTTGTTAACGAGGTCGCGCGCGATGTCGAGGCGGCCAAGCGTCCATTGTTCCTCGTGGACGGATGCGTGCAGCGACACAATGTTGTCAAGCTTGTGTATGACTTTTTGAAGAAAATTGGCGTGCCCGTGGTCGTTGCACCGATGGGCAAGAGTCTATTCCCTGAGGATGACGAACAATTCCTGGGTGAATATGTCGGCCGGGGCTCGGCACCGAGTCTCGAGGCCATCATGGAGGAGGTCGACTTGTTCGTAATGCTGGGAGGTTTCAAGTCGGATATGAACACGGGCAAGTTTTCTTACCGCACACCGACATGCCACTCGATCGAAATTCACAGTCACTCAGTCCAGATCGGCTACGCCGAGATTAGTGGCATCGGTTTCGAAGAGGTGCTTCCTGCTCTGGGCGAGCGTCTTGCCGTGCATCACGATGCATACTTGCGTCTTACCAAGGAGCTACGCGCTCGGCTTCCCGATAAGCAAACCTTCCCTGACGAGTCGTTCATTTCCCAGGACTACCTTTGGCACAGGATCGGCCAATTTTTGCGTCCGAAAGACCACGTCGTGTGTGATATGGGCACCTCGTGCTTTGGTGCCACCCGCACGCGCGTTCCTACTGGTGCGCACTACTACCAGCAGCTCTTGTACGGCTCGATTGGCTGGAGTGTAGGTGCCGTGCTCGGTGTGCTGTATGGCGCGCAAGTAACAGACAAGGGCCGCGTCATTCTCTTTGTTGGTGACGGCAGTCTGATGCTGACGATGCAAGAGATTGCCACGATTATGCGTTACGGTCTGAAGCCCATCATCTTTGTCTTGAACAATGATGGATACGAAATTGAGCGCAAGATCCATGGTCCTGACCGCTCGTACAACAACATCCCGCGCCTTGACTACAGCCTCTTGCTCGATTTCATGTCGTGTAcacgcgacgtgcgtgctGATATCCGGTCTCACGAGTCCAGCCATGTACGGCAGGAGGCGTCACGCAGCCACCATGCCGAAGTGAATGTCCCAGAAAAGCACTACCACAGTGTGCGCACGCGTGAAGAGCTCGAGAAGCTGTTTGAGGACGAAAAGGTCCAGAATGCGGATGGCATTCATCTCGTGGAGCTGTTCTtgcgccgcggcgatgcaCCTGATCTCCTCAACAAGTTTGTAAACAACATTTAG
- a CDS encoding INO80 complex subunit C, with the protein MSEPGLTSEDLSVYVDKHPFKSEAYLQKMGANGAPVPSRRNKPLKQILNQEREAYYQKRGMVDPTKKRGDSTPKRRKTEQEADSEVPAPREEGPLRDVPTYTSVQAPPSLLPPKRYCDLTGLMAPYTDPKTRLRYHSAEVYQIIKGFAPGADNAYLALRGDASQLL; encoded by the exons ATGAGCGAGCCGGGCCTGACGTCGGAGGACTTGTCGGTCTATGTAGACAAGCATCCATTCAAGTCAGAGGCGTATCTCCAAAAAATGGGTGCGAATggcgcgcctgtgccatcGCGGCGGAACAAGCCTCTGAAGCAGATCTTGAATCAGGAACGCGAAGCATACTACCAAAAGCGTGGGATGGTAGATCCGACAAAGAAGCGCGGTGACAGCACGCCGAAGCGACGAAAGACCGAACAAGAAGCAGACAGCGAGGTGCCGGCACCTCGAGAAGAAGGGCCGCTGCGTGACGTGCCCACAT ACACGAGTGTGCAGGCTCCTCCGAGTCTGTTGCCCCCTAAGCGGTACTGTGATCTTACGGGCTTGATG GCGCCCTATACCGACCCCAAGACGCGTCTGCGGTACCACAGTGCCGAGGTCTATCAGATCATCAAGGGCTTTGCACCCGGCGCAGATAATGCATACCTTGCTTTGCGTGgcgatgcgtcgcagcTTTTGTAG